The following proteins are co-located in the Nitrospirota bacterium genome:
- a CDS encoding HD domain-containing protein — protein sequence MDQNELILLKDWFADYCASFSLPTELDQRNIAIKRDHTHEVCLNAVRIAEDLGLIAPEARLSEAIALFHDVGRFSQYQQYKTFDDSISVNHAVLGTKVILENNVLAGLPKQEQELIIRSVTLHNVFTLPGGLDERSLRFARLIRDADKLDILRVVIEYFEQDEGSRAEAVALGLPDVPGKYSPEVLACLVRGEMARKDALTTLNDFKLLQLAWLYDLNFTCSLRMVVERDYIRKIAEMLPRNEEIAGAIEIMREYVSGRLRSR from the coding sequence ATGGATCAAAACGAACTAATTTTACTGAAGGACTGGTTTGCGGACTACTGCGCATCATTTTCCCTGCCGACCGAACTGGACCAGCGGAACATCGCCATAAAGCGGGATCACACGCACGAGGTCTGTTTGAACGCCGTAAGGATCGCGGAGGACCTGGGCCTGATCGCGCCGGAGGCGCGACTCTCGGAGGCAATCGCCCTGTTCCATGACGTCGGCAGGTTCTCGCAATATCAGCAGTACAAGACCTTCGACGACAGTATCTCGGTAAATCATGCGGTCCTGGGGACAAAGGTGATCCTGGAAAACAATGTGCTGGCCGGCCTGCCGAAGCAGGAGCAGGAGCTCATTATCCGCTCGGTGACGCTGCATAATGTCTTCACTCTTCCCGGCGGACTTGACGAGAGATCCCTTCGTTTCGCCAGGCTCATCCGCGATGCGGATAAACTCGATATCCTGCGGGTGGTTATCGAATACTTTGAGCAGGACGAAGGGAGCAGGGCGGAGGCCGTTGCGCTCGGCCTTCCCGATGTGCCGGGGAAATACTCACCGGAAGTCCTTGCCTGCCTTGTCCGGGGAGAGATGGCCAGGAAGGATGCGCTCACGACCCTGAACGATTTCAAGCTGCTGCAACTGGCCTGGCTCTATGACCTCAATTTCACGTGCTCCCTGCGGATGGTTGTGGAACGGGACTACATTCGCAAGATCGCGGAAATGCTGCCGCGGAACGAGGAAATCGCCGGTGCGATCGAGATCATGCGGGAATACGTGAGCGGAAGACTGCGCTCGCGTTGA
- a CDS encoding pyridoxal phosphate-dependent aminotransferase yields the protein MRNNIVSIGADELKYEIREIVAVAKEFGKLGIEIIWENIGDPVQKGEKIPDWIKDIVTAATREDATYAYSPTKGLEATREFLAELANKNGSVRITKEDIIFFNGLGDAIGKVYGQLKKEYRVIGPSPAYSTHSSAEASHAGSEYLSYNLDPKNLWYPDVDDLRMKVKYNPAISGILVINPDNPTGAVYPKKILQEIVAIAKEFDLFIVCDEIYTNMAYNGKKAVPLAEVIGDVCGISMKGISKELPWPGSRCGWIEVYNQKNDPVFTKYVKSILDDKMLEVCSTTLPQTVIPRILGDKRYPANVERRNKMYEKRSNIAYDLLKGIKGTIVNRTNGAFYMTVMFEEDALNGKQSLPIKDKAVKELIERITSSVALDKRFVYYLLAATGICVVPLTGFSCDLKGFRITLLESDETRFERTFKTVREKIIEYLASA from the coding sequence ATGAGAAATAATATTGTTTCCATCGGCGCCGACGAACTGAAGTACGAGATCCGCGAGATCGTGGCCGTTGCCAAGGAATTCGGCAAGCTCGGCATCGAGATCATCTGGGAGAACATCGGCGATCCGGTGCAGAAGGGGGAAAAGATCCCCGACTGGATCAAGGACATCGTGACTGCGGCAACGCGTGAGGACGCCACCTACGCCTATTCACCGACCAAAGGACTTGAGGCGACCCGAGAGTTTCTGGCGGAGCTGGCGAACAAGAACGGCAGCGTCAGGATCACGAAAGAGGACATCATCTTCTTCAACGGTCTCGGCGACGCGATCGGCAAAGTCTACGGCCAACTGAAAAAGGAATACCGGGTGATCGGGCCGAGCCCGGCCTACAGTACGCATTCATCGGCAGAGGCGTCGCATGCAGGCTCGGAATATCTTTCCTACAATCTGGACCCCAAGAACCTGTGGTATCCCGACGTCGACGACCTCAGGATGAAGGTGAAGTATAATCCCGCGATCTCCGGGATCCTCGTCATCAACCCCGATAATCCCACCGGCGCGGTCTATCCCAAAAAGATCCTGCAGGAGATCGTGGCCATCGCGAAGGAGTTCGACCTGTTCATTGTCTGCGACGAGATCTATACCAACATGGCCTACAACGGGAAAAAGGCGGTGCCGCTCGCCGAGGTGATCGGTGATGTGTGCGGCATCTCCATGAAGGGCATCTCGAAGGAACTGCCGTGGCCGGGTTCGCGATGCGGCTGGATCGAGGTCTATAACCAGAAGAACGACCCGGTATTCACGAAGTACGTAAAGAGCATCCTGGACGACAAGATGCTCGAGGTCTGCTCCACCACCCTTCCGCAGACGGTAATACCGCGAATCCTCGGGGACAAGCGGTATCCCGCCAATGTGGAACGGAGAAACAAGATGTACGAGAAGCGCTCGAACATCGCCTACGATCTGCTCAAGGGCATCAAGGGAACCATTGTGAACAGGACGAACGGCGCATTCTATATGACGGTGATGTTCGAGGAAGACGCGCTGAACGGCAAACAGTCCCTGCCCATAAAGGACAAAGCCGTTAAAGAACTGATCGAGCGAATAACCAGCAGCGTGGCGCTTGACAAGCGGTTCGTGTATTATCTTCTCGCCGCCACCGGCATCTGCGTAGTCCCCCTGACCGGGTTCAGCTGCGACCTCAAAGGGTTCCGCATCACGCTTCTCGAATCGGATGAGACACGGTTCGAGCGGACATTCAAGACCGTCCGCGAAAAGATCATCGAATATCTCGCAAGCGCATAG
- the msrB gene encoding peptide-methionine (R)-S-oxide reductase MsrB — protein MLKEILSGVVVLLLMMLVSVPAYSGSEQPEGKALVTEIKFMKPSQEELKRKLTPMQYTVTQKNGTEPPFNNEYHDNKRPGIYVDIVSGEPLFSSLDKFDSGTGWPSFTKPLEPGNIVEKEDRGWFSVRTEVRSRNADSHVGHVFNDGPKPTGLRYCMNSAALRFVPREDLAKEGYGKYLPLFEKQSR, from the coding sequence ATGTTAAAAGAAATTCTATCAGGCGTCGTGGTCCTTCTATTAATGATGCTGGTCAGTGTGCCTGCTTATTCCGGCAGCGAACAGCCAGAGGGAAAAGCGCTGGTTACGGAGATAAAATTTATGAAACCATCTCAAGAAGAGTTAAAGCGGAAGCTGACACCTATGCAGTACACGGTGACGCAGAAGAACGGTACGGAGCCGCCATTCAATAACGAGTATCATGACAATAAACGACCCGGCATCTACGTTGATATCGTCTCCGGCGAACCTCTGTTCAGCTCGCTTGATAAGTTCGATTCAGGAACCGGCTGGCCGAGCTTCACCAAACCCCTCGAGCCGGGTAATATCGTGGAAAAAGAGGACCGGGGCTGGTTCTCTGTCCGGACCGAGGTCCGGAGCAGGAACGCCGACTCGCACGTGGGCCATGTTTTTAATGACGGCCCCAAACCGACGGGCCTGCGTTACTGCATGAATTCAGCCGCGCTCCGGTTCGTTCCCCGGGAAGACCTGGCGAAAGAGGGGTATGGAAAGTATCTGCCGCTCTTCGAGAAACAGTCTCGTTGA
- the htpG gene encoding molecular chaperone HtpG, producing MTAEKMEFKTEVKELLDLMIHSLYSHKEIFLRELISNASDAIDKARFESLTNKDILANTGEWKIKIIVDKAAGTLTVSDNGIGMTHDEVIAELGTIAHSGSKDFLRALQSKALKDKPELIGQFGVGFYSSFMVADKVSVMTRKATETTKKAVKWESTADGSFLIDEAEKERAGTDVVLHLKGEDKNYLDEWEIRQVIRKYSDYIAHPVVMDIEREKEDPADKNKKIKVSEEETMNAGKAIWLKDQSEITAEEYNDFYKHISHDFGEPAKVIHYRAEGTSEFTALLYVPAKAPYGILYKDYKIGPTLYVKRVQIMDHCEQLIPEYLRFVKGVVDSSDLPLNVSREILQSNKHVEVIKKNITRKVLDTLGDMKKNTYDAYLDFHKEFGRVLKEGIHFDFSKKEQIADLLLFSSTKTEPGKYTTFDDYVKNMPIAQAEIYYITGRPDENVLQSPYLEAFREKGYEVMIMNDDIDDFIMLDLKEYKGKKIKSVIKGDVNLDKSGEAEKERSKEKFGKLLGIIKEQLKNEVKDVRLSGRLKDSACCLVADEGGLDPQMEKLLKSMGQDVPSDKRILEINPAHQVLEAMNSLIDKGGNEQVLKEYIDLLYNQALLLEGSKLKDPAAFTKSIAKLMSENITPVKE from the coding sequence ATGACCGCTGAAAAAATGGAATTTAAGACCGAAGTAAAAGAGCTTCTGGACCTGATGATCCACTCCCTCTACTCTCACAAGGAGATCTTTCTGAGGGAACTGATCTCGAATGCCTCCGATGCCATTGACAAGGCCCGCTTCGAATCGCTCACGAACAAGGACATCCTGGCCAATACGGGCGAATGGAAGATCAAGATCATCGTGGACAAAGCAGCAGGCACGCTGACGGTCAGCGACAACGGCATCGGTATGACCCATGACGAGGTCATTGCGGAGCTCGGCACCATCGCGCATTCGGGCTCAAAGGATTTTCTGCGGGCCCTCCAGAGCAAGGCCCTGAAGGACAAACCCGAGCTCATCGGGCAGTTCGGCGTCGGTTTCTATTCATCCTTCATGGTTGCCGACAAGGTCTCGGTAATGACCCGGAAAGCCACGGAGACAACAAAAAAAGCGGTCAAATGGGAATCCACCGCCGACGGTTCGTTCCTCATCGACGAAGCGGAAAAGGAGCGGGCCGGCACCGATGTGGTCCTTCATCTCAAGGGTGAGGACAAGAATTACCTTGATGAATGGGAGATCAGGCAGGTTATCAGAAAATACTCCGATTACATCGCTCATCCCGTGGTCATGGACATTGAACGGGAAAAAGAGGATCCGGCCGACAAGAACAAAAAGATCAAGGTCTCCGAGGAAGAGACCATGAACGCCGGCAAGGCCATCTGGCTCAAGGACCAGTCCGAAATAACGGCCGAGGAATACAATGACTTCTACAAGCACATCTCCCATGACTTCGGCGAACCGGCAAAGGTCATCCATTACCGCGCCGAGGGCACCTCGGAGTTCACCGCGCTTCTCTATGTCCCTGCGAAGGCCCCCTATGGGATCCTGTACAAGGACTACAAGATCGGCCCGACCCTGTACGTCAAACGCGTGCAGATCATGGACCATTGCGAACAGCTCATTCCCGAGTATTTGCGTTTTGTAAAGGGCGTGGTCGACTCGTCGGACCTTCCGCTGAACGTATCGCGCGAGATCCTGCAGTCCAACAAACATGTCGAGGTCATCAAAAAGAACATCACCAGGAAAGTGCTCGACACCCTCGGGGACATGAAGAAGAACACCTATGACGCCTATCTCGATTTCCACAAGGAGTTCGGCAGGGTCCTGAAAGAAGGAATCCATTTCGATTTTTCCAAAAAGGAGCAGATCGCCGATCTCCTGCTGTTTTCTTCCACCAAGACCGAGCCGGGAAAGTATACGACCTTCGACGACTATGTGAAGAACATGCCGATCGCGCAGGCTGAAATCTATTACATCACCGGCAGGCCTGATGAGAATGTCCTGCAATCGCCCTACCTCGAGGCCTTCCGCGAAAAGGGCTATGAAGTCATGATCATGAACGATGATATCGATGACTTCATCATGCTTGACCTGAAGGAATACAAGGGCAAGAAGATAAAATCGGTCATCAAAGGCGATGTCAATCTTGACAAGTCCGGCGAAGCAGAAAAGGAACGATCGAAGGAAAAATTCGGGAAACTGCTCGGCATCATAAAAGAGCAATTAAAGAACGAGGTGAAGGACGTGCGCCTGTCCGGCAGGCTCAAGGACTCGGCCTGCTGCCTTGTTGCCGACGAAGGCGGGCTTGATCCCCAGATGGAGAAACTGCTCAAGTCCATGGGCCAGGATGTGCCGTCGGACAAGAGGATCCTGGAGATCAATCCAGCGCACCAGGTTCTCGAGGCCATGAACAGCCTGATCGACAAAGGCGGCAATGAACAGGTGTTAAAGGAATATATCGACCTGCTGTATAACCAGGCGCTCCTGCTCGAAGGTTCGAAACTCAAGGACCCCGCCGCCTTTACCAAGTCCATAGCAAAACTTATGTCGGAAAACATAACCCCCGTTAAAGAATAA
- a CDS encoding aldo/keto reductase — MDNEKKPGGMNRRTFLKVGMVGTTSVLLGGSALAGAVQNLAAPGPFVFPKPVYRTLGRTGMKISVVSFGAMLTPEPEVLKIAFDNGVNYVDTARKYMDGKNEEIVAKALKGRRDKVYVATKTLPGSKAKEDIIRDVETSLKTLETDYIDVIQLHNLTDRERIFIPETREALAKLKQQGKVRFFGVTTHKNQPEVLNALVDDKDRFFDTALVAYNFESHKNIGAAIERAAKAGIGIIAMKTQAGGYKTEAMGAISPHQAALKWALQNPNITMAIPGMKDLANLRENIAVMGMPFKTADAQILRKYHAAVAGFYCDLCGTCEGTCPRGVEISTINRSLMYAEGYKSRELALSTYREVPRTASAMACLECPVCVAHCEKGLNIAAKMQQARTMLA; from the coding sequence ATGGACAACGAAAAAAAACCGGGAGGAATGAACAGGAGAACGTTCTTGAAAGTCGGCATGGTCGGGACCACGTCGGTCCTGCTCGGAGGGAGCGCCCTTGCCGGGGCCGTGCAGAACCTTGCGGCGCCAGGACCGTTTGTTTTTCCCAAGCCGGTGTACCGGACCCTTGGCAGGACGGGAATGAAGATCTCGGTCGTGAGCTTTGGCGCCATGCTCACGCCGGAGCCGGAGGTCTTGAAGATCGCCTTTGACAACGGCGTCAACTATGTTGACACGGCCCGAAAATACATGGACGGCAAGAACGAGGAGATCGTCGCCAAAGCACTGAAAGGCAGGCGTGACAAGGTGTATGTGGCGACCAAGACCCTGCCGGGCTCGAAAGCAAAGGAAGACATTATCAGGGATGTGGAGACAAGCCTCAAGACGCTCGAGACCGATTATATCGACGTGATCCAGCTCCATAATCTTACGGACAGGGAGCGGATATTCATTCCCGAGACCCGCGAGGCCCTCGCCAAACTGAAACAGCAGGGCAAGGTGCGTTTCTTCGGTGTGACCACGCACAAGAACCAGCCCGAAGTGCTGAATGCCCTGGTGGACGACAAAGACCGGTTCTTTGATACGGCCCTGGTTGCCTATAATTTTGAAAGTCACAAGAACATTGGTGCGGCGATAGAACGGGCGGCAAAGGCCGGCATCGGCATCATCGCGATGAAGACGCAGGCGGGCGGGTACAAGACCGAGGCAATGGGAGCGATCAGCCCCCATCAGGCGGCCCTCAAGTGGGCGCTCCAGAACCCGAACATCACCATGGCGATCCCGGGAATGAAAGACCTGGCCAACCTCAGGGAAAACATCGCGGTCATGGGCATGCCGTTCAAGACCGCTGATGCGCAGATCCTGCGGAAATATCATGCCGCCGTGGCAGGCTTCTACTGCGATCTCTGCGGAACCTGCGAAGGGACGTGTCCCCGGGGCGTGGAGATCAGCACCATCAACCGTTCATTGATGTACGCGGAAGGGTACAAGAGCCGTGAGCTCGCGCTGTCCACGTACCGCGAGGTCCCCAGGACCGCTTCGGCCATGGCATGTCTTGAATGTCCGGTCTGTGTGGCGCACTGTGAAAAGGGACTGAACATCGCGGCAAAGATGCAGCAAGCAAGGACAATGCTGGCATAG
- a CDS encoding nitroreductase family protein, which translates to MLPDDSVFFRNETLRTIKDRHSVRTFTRDDVNDEEIKVLLHAANAAPSAHNRQAWRFIILRDGKKQELAQLVTAQSAAFPRPAAALLRMGAKSIVSAPVVIAVANTGELIKHGTELFKVEKETAHDFFRTMEVQSSAAAVENILLAAASLGLGTVWLGVLYLIKDEVLRFLGEPEGEFMAVVPVGHPARVGGGPLKQPVEMKVRSLR; encoded by the coding sequence ATGCTGCCCGATGATTCCGTTTTTTTTCGTAATGAGACCCTCAGAACGATCAAGGACCGCCACAGCGTCAGGACCTTCACCAGGGACGACGTGAACGATGAAGAGATCAAGGTCCTGTTGCATGCGGCAAACGCGGCGCCGTCGGCCCACAACCGGCAGGCATGGCGGTTCATCATCCTCCGGGACGGGAAGAAGCAGGAATTGGCGCAGCTCGTGACCGCGCAGTCGGCGGCCTTTCCCCGGCCGGCCGCGGCACTCCTGCGAATGGGAGCGAAGAGCATCGTGTCGGCGCCGGTGGTCATCGCCGTGGCGAACACGGGAGAACTCATCAAACACGGGACCGAGCTCTTCAAGGTGGAAAAGGAGACGGCCCACGACTTCTTCCGGACCATGGAGGTCCAGAGTTCGGCCGCTGCGGTCGAGAACATCCTGCTCGCCGCCGCCTCCCTCGGCCTCGGCACGGTCTGGCTCGGCGTGCTCTATCTTATCAAGGACGAAGTGCTCCGCTTCCTTGGCGAGCCCGAAGGCGAGTTCATGGCCGTGGTCCCCGTGGGCCATCCCGCACGGGTCGGCGGCGGACCGCTGAAACAGCCGGTGGAGATGAAGGTGCGCTCGTTGCGTTGA
- a CDS encoding DUF4388 domain-containing protein: MEQEQLFADVIQDILTARKNGALYVNIRETSEDILRMYFKEGQIYHLRYGTAIGNDCLDILDYYNLYSATFFEGITAPDKPPADLPSTKEILAKIRQLNKKVKVT; the protein is encoded by the coding sequence ATGGAACAGGAGCAGTTATTCGCGGACGTTATCCAGGATATTCTTACGGCACGAAAGAACGGCGCACTCTATGTCAATATCCGCGAAACCAGCGAGGACATCCTCCGGATGTATTTCAAGGAAGGACAGATATATCACCTCCGGTATGGAACAGCCATAGGCAATGACTGTCTCGACATCCTCGACTATTACAATCTCTATAGCGCCACGTTCTTTGAGGGGATAACGGCGCCGGACAAGCCTCCCGCGGACCTCCCCTCGACAAAAGAGATCCTGGCAAAGATCAGACAGCTGAACAAGAAGGTCAAGGTAACGTAG
- a CDS encoding LapA family protein, translating into MNTRLITAAPSNVLLPDHARFILLAQAYDSWTFLDHGPHEKEEKGECMITLVFVIAVAAVMVLFSVQNAAPVVVSFLSWKFEASLAVIILLCVLIGMLIGGATVSFWRFRRSIKKRRSIEQGPSDGRQRP; encoded by the coding sequence ATGAACACCCGCCTGATCACCGCAGCGCCATCGAACGTGTTATTGCCGGACCACGCCCGATTCATTCTTTTGGCGCAGGCTTATGACAGTTGGACTTTTCTTGATCACGGCCCTCATGAGAAGGAAGAGAAGGGAGAATGCATGATTACGCTCGTTTTTGTAATTGCAGTGGCAGCCGTAATGGTCCTCTTTTCAGTACAAAACGCGGCGCCCGTCGTCGTTTCCTTTCTATCGTGGAAATTTGAGGCGTCACTCGCCGTTATCATACTTCTTTGCGTGCTCATCGGCATGCTGATCGGAGGTGCGACGGTTTCTTTCTGGCGCTTCAGGAGATCGATCAAAAAGAGAAGATCCATCGAACAAGGGCCGTCGGATGGCAGGCAACGGCCATGA
- the glgB gene encoding 1,4-alpha-glucan branching protein GlgB, which yields MPASIRPAGVVPGISLLTEHDIYLFKEGNHFSLYDKLGAHPLVHNTLKGTLFAVWAPEAERVSVIGEFNDWNKESHLLSARWDGSGIWEGFIPGIEAGAFYKYHVISRHAGYRADKGDPFAFCWEAPPRTASIVCDLAYQWGDDAWMKDRRRANDLNVPFSVYEVHLGSWRRSLERDNGFLTYREMADSLAVYVKEMGFTHVQFMPVMEHPFYGSWGYQTTGYFAPSSRYGSPQDFMYLVDHLHQNGIGVILDWVPSHFPSDEHGLAYFDGTHLYEHADPQKGFHPDWKSYIFNYGRHEVRAFLVSSALFWLEKYHIDGIRIDAVASMLYLDYSRKEGEWIPNQFGGNENLEAITFLRRLNEEVYRRYPDVQTIAEESTAWPMVSQPVYVGGLGFGMKWNMGWMHDTLAYFSLDPVFRKYHHNQLTFSIWYAFFENFMLSLSHDEVVHGKGSLMNKMPGDAWQKFANMRLLLGYMYTHPGKKLLFMGAEFGQWDEWDHDRSLDWHLLQYPPHQALQTWMKHLNILYRHEPALYDLDFVNTGFEWDDISDWEQSIVSYFRKGKAPEEVLLVVCNLTPVPRQNYRLGVPTGGYWREILNSDSPEYGGSGQGNFGGVEATPVPMHGKYDSLSITLPPLGMVVFKREGGKG from the coding sequence ATGCCGGCGTCAATACGACCCGCAGGCGTCGTCCCCGGGATAAGCCTCCTGACGGAACACGACATCTACCTGTTTAAGGAAGGGAACCACTTCAGCCTCTATGACAAGCTCGGAGCGCATCCGTTGGTCCACAATACCTTGAAGGGCACGCTCTTCGCGGTCTGGGCGCCCGAGGCGGAGCGGGTTTCGGTCATTGGAGAGTTCAACGATTGGAACAAGGAATCCCATCTGTTGAGTGCGCGCTGGGACGGGTCCGGCATCTGGGAAGGGTTCATCCCGGGTATCGAAGCAGGGGCATTCTATAAATATCACGTCATCTCGCGCCATGCGGGTTATCGCGCCGACAAGGGGGATCCTTTTGCCTTCTGCTGGGAGGCGCCGCCGAGAACGGCTTCCATTGTCTGCGACCTTGCATACCAGTGGGGCGACGACGCCTGGATGAAGGACCGGCGCCGCGCAAATGACCTGAACGTCCCCTTTTCGGTCTACGAAGTTCACCTGGGTTCGTGGAGGCGGTCCCTGGAGCGGGACAACGGCTTTCTCACCTACCGGGAAATGGCGGACTCCCTCGCGGTCTACGTGAAGGAAATGGGCTTTACCCATGTGCAGTTCATGCCGGTGATGGAGCACCCGTTCTACGGGTCCTGGGGGTATCAGACCACGGGTTATTTCGCTCCATCGAGCCGGTATGGCAGCCCGCAGGACTTCATGTATCTCGTGGACCACTTGCATCAGAACGGGATCGGCGTGATCCTCGACTGGGTGCCGTCGCACTTTCCGAGCGACGAGCATGGTCTTGCCTACTTTGACGGGACCCATCTCTATGAGCACGCGGACCCGCAAAAGGGTTTTCATCCGGACTGGAAGAGCTACATTTTTAATTACGGCAGGCACGAGGTCCGCGCCTTTCTGGTGAGCAGCGCCCTGTTCTGGCTGGAGAAATACCATATTGACGGCATCAGGATCGATGCGGTCGCGTCCATGCTCTACCTCGACTACTCGCGCAAGGAGGGAGAGTGGATCCCCAACCAGTTCGGCGGCAATGAGAACCTTGAGGCCATCACTTTCCTCAGGCGGCTGAACGAAGAGGTCTATCGCAGGTATCCCGACGTCCAGACCATTGCCGAGGAATCCACGGCCTGGCCCATGGTGTCGCAACCGGTGTATGTGGGCGGACTCGGGTTCGGGATGAAGTGGAATATGGGCTGGATGCACGACACCCTCGCGTATTTTTCGCTTGATCCCGTGTTCCGGAAATACCATCACAATCAGCTGACCTTCAGCATCTGGTACGCCTTTTTCGAGAACTTCATGCTCTCCCTGTCCCATGACGAAGTGGTGCACGGCAAAGGCTCCCTCATGAACAAGATGCCGGGTGACGCCTGGCAGAAGTTCGCCAACATGCGGCTGCTCCTCGGATATATGTATACCCACCCGGGTAAAAAGCTCCTGTTCATGGGCGCCGAGTTCGGCCAGTGGGACGAGTGGGACCATGATAGGAGCCTTGACTGGCACCTGCTGCAGTATCCTCCCCATCAGGCGCTCCAGACCTGGATGAAACACCTGAACATCCTGTATCGCCACGAGCCCGCGCTCTATGATCTCGACTTCGTGAATACCGGTTTTGAGTGGGACGACATCAGCGACTGGGAGCAGAGCATCGTGAGCTATTTCCGAAAAGGGAAAGCACCCGAAGAGGTGCTCCTCGTGGTCTGCAATCTGACGCCCGTGCCGCGCCAAAACTACCGGCTCGGGGTGCCCACGGGCGGATACTGGCGCGAGATATTGAACAGCGATTCCCCCGAGTACGGCGGAAGCGGGCAGGGCAATTTCGGCGGTGTCGAGGCAACACCCGTGCCTATGCACGGAAAATATGATTCTCTTTCTATCACCCTACCGCCGCTGGGTATGGTTGTCTTTAAAAGGGAAGGGGGAAAAGGGTGA
- a CDS encoding sodium:calcium antiporter: MLLLWLQFILCSAVIVYCGTKLSRYGDVIAEKTGLGRAWVGLILMASVTSLPELITGISSVTIADTPDIALGDIMGSCVFNLAIISLMDMLHGPTPIFSRVEHGHILSAGFGVVLIGLTSVSLLAGELIPSFGHIGLYTPAILVIYGVGIRSVFLFEKKKIATFVGEISEAARYDHMTTRETAFKYAINALIIVGAAAWLPFLGNRLAVETGLGRSFIGTTFIAMTTSLPELVVSIAALRIGAADMAIANLFGSNLFNIFILAIDDLVYAKGPLLSHVSQTHAVTGLMAVIMTGIAMVSLTFRLEKKAFLRIGWDALALIFAYVINIYFQYALRETG; this comes from the coding sequence ATGCTCCTTTTGTGGCTTCAGTTTATTTTGTGCTCCGCAGTGATCGTGTATTGCGGTACCAAATTGTCCCGATACGGGGACGTGATCGCCGAAAAGACGGGGCTTGGCCGGGCATGGGTCGGCCTCATTCTTATGGCCAGTGTAACATCATTGCCTGAGCTGATCACCGGGATCAGCTCCGTCACCATTGCCGACACCCCCGACATTGCCCTCGGAGATATCATGGGCAGTTGTGTCTTCAACCTGGCGATCATATCACTCATGGATATGCTTCACGGTCCCACCCCGATTTTTTCCAGGGTGGAGCACGGACATATCCTCTCGGCGGGTTTCGGCGTGGTCCTGATCGGTCTTACTTCCGTGTCGCTCCTGGCCGGCGAACTTATCCCGTCGTTTGGCCATATAGGCCTGTATACGCCTGCGATCCTCGTGATCTATGGTGTCGGTATAAGAAGCGTCTTCCTGTTCGAAAAGAAAAAGATCGCGACCTTCGTTGGTGAGATCTCGGAGGCCGCCCGATATGATCATATGACGACACGGGAAACGGCGTTCAAATATGCTATAAACGCCCTTATCATCGTCGGCGCGGCCGCATGGCTCCCGTTTCTCGGAAACCGGCTTGCCGTGGAGACCGGTCTCGGCAGGAGTTTTATTGGTACGACGTTCATCGCGATGACCACGTCGCTTCCCGAACTGGTCGTGTCAATCGCCGCGCTCAGGATCGGCGCTGCTGATATGGCCATTGCAAACCTGTTCGGAAGCAACCTCTTCAACATCTTCATTCTTGCAATCGACGATCTCGTTTATGCAAAAGGTCCTCTCCTGTCCCATGTATCGCAGACCCACGCTGTCACCGGCCTTATGGCGGTGATCATGACGGGGATCGCCATGGTGAGTCTTACCTTCCGACTCGAGAAGAAGGCTTTCCTTCGCATTGGATGGGACGCTTTGGCGCTGATCTTCGCATATGTCATCAATATTTATTTTCAGTATGCGTTGCGGGAAACAGGATGA